The DNA region CattttgatttgtgttttttaagagGACGTTTAACTCTTCTTGATCTGGATTAAATCTTCTGAAACTAGCCTGCTCCTCGGCTTCATAtccaacagcaacaaaacactgaaaccCATGCAGGATCGTAATGGCTGGAATGTGGAAGAGATGAAGTACAGCCacagatgaggaggaagaggagggggggggtgAATAAGATGGAGAGGAGATGAAGTTTGGAAATTACACTTGTGAGACCCATCACGGGGCACACACACCTTTAATGCAAACAGCAGTACTacaggaaaaacactgaagttTGAGAATGTTTGCGTAATGATTAGAATACAGCTACACACAAAACTCCCACTTCACCAGCAACATACTAAAGGCAATCTTAATTATTAAACCAAGAATTACATCCAGAGGAATTCCAACCACTTATCACAATTAACCCACAGTGCATTAAATCTATCTATGTAGATATTTATATgtctgtatatatgtataatatatcCTGGGGAATTAAAGACTTTTGCTGCATTAAACAGTTCCATGAACAATTtcttataaataaaaatcagtggaaaaaaatcGTAAGTCCATATACATTTCTCTTTACAAATAGATCCTCAAGATTAATGCAGAAATTGTGTCAACTCCCGAGTCGATAAGGGAGGAGAAAAAGCTGTGCGGCCCTTTGGTCAGCTCTCTAAGACCGGAGGCCGAGCTGCCTCAGCTGGCCTCAAGGCCCTGAAATaagtggagggaaaaaaaaaggaatcttCATCATACAATTTTtgaaacacacgcacacgcacacaagaCAGACAAATCACTACATTGCGCATTTACAAGTTGACTATCAAATTGGGACGACTGTACACATTGTTGAGATAAGACCGTATTTATGGAGCTGTTtgaattctttttttcccccacgcCTTCACTTCTTTCATCTCGAGTTgagcagaatttttttttacaattttttccccattttacACTTTTTCTCCAGCAGCAACATAAAGGACAGATCTTTGTAGTGGAGATGTTTGGGTGCTTTATTTTGTGGAGAGGATGAGGGCGACGATGAGCCCGTAGAGACCCAAGACCTCAGCGAAAATCAAGATGAGGATCATGCCCACGAAAAGCCTCGGCTGCTGAGCTGTGCCCCTCACGCCCGCGTCGCCCACGATGCCAATTGCGAAGCCTGCTGCCAGCCCGCTGAGGCCCACACTCAGCCCGGCACCCAGATGGAGGAAACtcctaaaaacacacagacaaagtgtTTGTCAGCACAAGGGATGGTGATGATCTGGTTAACGATTTAAGTGACTGAGAATATTTTGACTAAACATGCCAAGGTCAGCTGTTCATTTGATGAGGTGCTGAAGGTCTGAGTTTGTCCCAGCAGTAAACAGTCTGCTACCTACAGCTTCACTAGGGTTTCTGCTCCATTTACTGTTCCTTCCTTGCAATATTTTAAACTGATGCAACAAGACATGACGAATCTCTCCAGTAAGATTTAAAGGACAAAGGGCTTCAACACCAAGAACAATAACTATaactttatatactgtatatttagtTTGAAATATTATTGTAACTTGAGTGCATGGTGGAGACAACACCACAACTGTAATGACAAtggggttgggtcggttctcggtaataccaattcggttcgGTACTCTGTCTTggaccaggttttttttttttttttttttttgagaccgaccggacAGCATACTCAGATGGAACGTACGCAGAGcggactctgcggaggtccACCCGGTAAAAGTGGACGTCCACAAGCCCTGTGAATGCAATACACAACCGCACGGACTCCGCCCcgtgcaccagtgtcacacaaaagcctgttcggcatgtatttttcacatcgcggggatttttcatggacatttttacacggaGTACGCTCCGCTTATAATACGcctgagtctgtgagcacctgtgtctgcctctttgccaagcgcacagcgagcaggagagagaggggagtggggcggggactgagctagggggtgcgagCGCGCATGCGCCGAGGCCTCTACtatagcctggagtttgtttaatagtgacggggagtcgataatggcggacaatttagtctcgacgaaatcaaagaatgcgccactatggcaacgctttggctttgagccagacgaaggaggcaaccttTGCTTGCACTGATttagtaagctgcaaaatttgtttgtaaggaataaaagaaacaacttgttactgtcactctgttgtcctaagatcgttttttattttaaatgagtcaactgCACCTGcacccccaagtggcgaaaatccgaTATTACAGACTTGATGCgttcccccccaccccccctacTGTATGGGACATCAGTTTATCTGCTTaactagtggttcccaactggtgggtcatggtctactctgaatggaccacaagtgacaaAAAACacccttttatttttaaatacattgaATTTCTGGTacatagcttttattttgaagtgctgtttcctgttgtagagtgagtgactaacggacagctacttgacagagacagcaaactaactgAACAACACgaccaaacacaagtatgagaCAGATTATATGAAACTGTTTGGACCTTGAAgtgatgactaaggagaaatctggagccCATGACTGGACCAGATGGGAACCCGTGTGCTAAACTATCACTTGCCACCTGTGTGCTTCTAGCTAGCATTGTGCCCGTACTTATGAAggtaataaaataacaacatggaGGCTCTGTAGTCGGAACCAAGACGCCAAACTCTTTCTTGCCTCCCGCCttgtcagcagcagctcattAGCTTTACCTTTTCTGTTCTTACTTTACCAATAAAAGCCCTAGACATACAGCTTACGTTGCATCACTACCTACTGGAGGGAGCTTATTCACATCGCAGTTTGCTTCTGTCAGGTCATCTTAACTACAGACCAGTGTTAACATGGGAAGTATGTCCAGAGCATGTGCAGTGATGTGACAAGACTGAAACTGCAGTCTGAGAACTGGTTAAGCACACTGGCTGTGTTCATTGTAATAATGGTATATGTCATACAATGCATTTAGCAGCTTAGAATTAATGAATCTAGTGGAGCTACAATAGGACAGTGTCTACACAGGTGACTTGTGTGAGCAGGCAAATTCACTGTTGATTTATAAGGCAATGCGGAggatacaaatttatgaaaacGACTCTAATTAACCAAACTCACTTGTAGAGGGGGACTGTTGCTGTGATTTGGTTGGCAATCAGCACTGCTACTACCAGGCCGTAGATGGCTATGATACCCGCCATGACCACTGGGATGATGGACTTCATGATGAGCTCCGGCCTCATCACAGACATGGCGGCTATTCCTGTACCGCTCTTGGCTGTGCCGTAGGCTGCTCCCAAGGCTGGTGggggggagagacagaaaacaactttaGTTAAATAAACTAGAGTACACACACAGGGTTAACTAAAGTACACATGCTACAATGGAAGTTACGACAGGCTAGTAGACTGACGACAGAAACCACAAGGCACAGCTGAATACTGAAGTGGAAGTGAAGTAAGATCAACGATACAACTGTTATTTCTGTTCCTCTTGAACATCCAACGTGGCTCCATCTGGGGAATTTTGCTTATGTTCAAAAGGGAAATAACTCTGCGTCTTCGTACTGATGCAGATACTACGCAACCTAAACCTGCTTTGTCACATGTGTCTCATCTCCTCAAACTGCTTCAGCCCTTGAGATTTCAGAATAGCCCCTGCCAGACCTCTGCAGTGTCGTAAATCACTCTGAATGAACAAGTCTCATTAGGCTTAAGTACACAGGGAACTGCTGACATCACAAGAGAAGCAGGATACCACATCTCCATGGACCACACCTGGGGACTAGCGgcacacagtcacacaacatcTGCTGTGTGTGATCCCCAGTCCTCACCAGTGTCTGGCTAGCATCGCTGTAAAGTGACGGGGAAGGAGGAGAACAAAAGGCTTCATCAGCACATTAGCTCCGTCAGCCTGTGACACTGAGGAGAAAACATAGTGCCACCTACGTCACGCCCAGTCAAGTCTGACTGCAGGAGGAGCGTCAAAGAGAAAATCAATATCAGCCCGCCCTAAAATTAGAAACAATACATAACCAAATATAGTGTTGAACCATTTATTAGGAACTACTTAAAATTCTGCACAACAACAAAGATTTGAATTATATCCAGGTGAGATGAATGAGACTCAATCTCACGAATTTgcctgaggagaggaggagagatcctttttttttttttttgtcttttgtaatATCCAGCAAAGCCTGTCAGGCCAAGGCAGTGTGTCATGAATCAGAGACAGGCTGGTTTGACAAGATTTCCCCATGTCAGAGGTGTGCGagcgcatgtgtgtgtaaatatgaaCATGCCTATTTCCCATTTCCTCCTCCACAGCAGAAGCAAAATAAAGTGACAGCTCGGACACAGCGCTGACCGCAGCATATCATCTGATATATTGGTCTGCACATGCTGTGGCAGTACTTGGAATACATCCTAAAACAATCAAGACATTTTATATTCTCACAGATTTACAGATGCTGCTTTGATAAATATAACCATCTTCCCTTGTGGGTTCTCTGCTGCATTGAAGAAACATGCTAAAGCTGGCTTGTCTGCAATCTGTGAACAGATCAGTCCGTAAAACTTATATAACTGGGTAAAACATCAACTATCTTGCAAGGCAGTATCATAAAAGTGAGCAAAAATGCATCCTTCATATTCTGCTCTTCTTATCGTACCATTGGCACATAAACAACAACCTGGCAAAGACGTTTTCTTGCCTAATCACAGCCAGCAAACTGCTGATGACTAAATGTGAAAGGTCTCTTGAGATATAGTCTTGGACAGCCTTGCGTACACAGCCCGAGGTGCCCTGCCCTGTGTTTTCTCATTTCTCGAGACAATATGTCGAGCTAGCCTAAAGCTGGTACTGGTTAACTCCAAGACTAGCTGCGAGGCTTTCTGGCAAACATATCTAGAGGCAGACAGGAAGATGACGTGGGCCAATCTTCAAAATGAGCACATGGCATCTCGCCATGGCCCCAACTACTTAGAGTGATTCATCCTCTGACTGATGCTATCAATACAAGGTTAAATCACTCATGCCCATCTCCAGAGATGTGTTTCAGTATTAATGGGGCTGTTTTCGCAAGCCCTGACAAACGCACAGAAAGATTTTGGTTTTGACTTTGTGGGGAAGTACCAGGCTGTTTGCTGGCAGACTAAATCCTTCAAAGCCAACACAAATTATGTGGTGCATCACATCACACAAACAGACCTGTGTGAGAAAGGACACAAACTACCTCAGTGACAGCTAACCATttttgaatttgattttttgTATTTAGCCATACAGAACATCTTCAGGGCAATATTCTGGGAAACATAAGCCGACTCTTCTAGCTATTCAACCATCCAATAACAACCAGCGTAACATGTCACCGTCAGTAACGCTATCCTCCAACTCCATTCTTCTTCAGTAAGCTTGGCCTCACTGAGGTGTGACAGGTGAGAATTGATAATGAGACTTCAAACATTGCCACTGTGTCCTGACAATTAAATGTTTGTGTGGCATGGAGGCTTCTGCAGCGGTGTGGAGGCACAACCTCTGGGTTTTAATCCTAATCCCCTCAGCTTAGGTAGAGAGCCCCCCccccatttctttttttccctcccctgCAGAATATTTGATGTATGGGATGCCCTTGTGACGTCTTGTGATGTCAGAGCAGGAGGCGCCTCTAGCTAGGGATGATCTTGCATGCAATAAGCCCACGCAATAGATGGCAGA from Epinephelus fuscoguttatus linkage group LG20, E.fuscoguttatus.final_Chr_v1 includes:
- the atp6v0cb gene encoding ATPase H+ transporting V0 subunit cb, translating into MSASSPEYSPFFAVMGASAAMVFSALGAAYGTAKSGTGIAAMSVMRPELIMKSIIPVVMAGIIAIYGLVVAVLIANQITATVPLYKSFLHLGAGLSVGLSGLAAGFAIGIVGDAGVRGTAQQPRLFVGMILILIFAEVLGLYGLIVALILSTK